The following proteins are encoded in a genomic region of Brachypodium distachyon strain Bd21 chromosome 1, Brachypodium_distachyon_v3.0, whole genome shotgun sequence:
- the LOC100840854 gene encoding late embryogenesis abundant protein 1 — translation MSSRQDQREARAEADARRAAEEIARARDERVMQAEMDARKAADEISRARADRQLGGGAYATEHTAGGGGGILESVQEGAKSLASAVGRTFGSAKDTTAEKTSQAADATGNKLGEYKDYTAEKARETNESLSQKTSETAEATKNKLGEYKDYTAEKATEAKDTVAQKASETTEATKNKLGEYKDALAGKAREAKDTTAQKAQETKDATAETARQAKDATKQKTSEYADAAKGTAQEARDRSMATTQTAADKAKDTAYDADKGQQQGTGLFGALGNMTGAIKEKLTVGSGTPQQHGGVRLGGEDERAVKERAAEKAASVYFEEKDRLSKERAAERVDMCVQKCVEGCADSACAHRKGKM, via the exons ATGTCGTCGAGGCAAGACCAGCGAGAGGCGCGTGCCGAGGCCGACGCGCGccgcgcggcggaggagatcgCCCGCGCGCGCGACGAGCGCGTGATGCAGGCGGAGATGGACGCCCGCAAGGCCGCGGACGAGATctcgcgcgcccgcgccgaccggCAGCTGGGCGGCGGTGCCTACGCCACCGAGcacaccgccggcggcggcggcggcatcctGGAGAGCGTCCAGGAAGGAGCCAAGTCCTTGGCGAGCGCAGTGGGCCGCACTTTCGGCAGCGCCAAGGACACCACCGCCGAGAAGACTTCCCAGGCGGCAGACGCCACCGGGAACAAGCTCGGGGAGTACAAGGACTACACGGCCGAGAAGGCCAGGGAGACCAACGAGAGCCTCTCGCAGAAGACGAGCGAGACGGCCGAGGCCACCAAGAACAAGTTGGGGGAGTACAAGGACTACACCGCCGAGAAGGCAACGGAGGCCAAGGACACCGTGGCGCAGAAGGCCAGCGAGACCACCGAGGCCACCAAGAACAAGCTGGGGGAGTACAAGGACGCGCTGGCCGGGAAGGCGCGCGAGGCCAAGGACACCACCGCGCAGAAGGCCCAGGAGACGAAAGACGCCACCGCAGAGACCGCAAGGCAGGCCAAGGACGCCACCAAGCAGAAGACCAGCGAGTACGCGGACGCCGCCAAGGGGACCGCGCAGGAGGCCAGGGACCGGTCCATGGCGACTACCCAGACTGCCGCCGATAAGGCCAAGGACACGGCCTACGACGCCGATAA GGGTCAGCAGCAAGGGACCGGTCTGTTCGGGGCGCTGGGGAACATGACGGGCGCGATCAAGGAGAAGCTGACGGTGGGCTCGGGCAcgccgcagcagcacggcggcgtccggctgggcggcgaggacgagcgcGCGGTGAAGGAACGCgcggcggagaaggcggcCTCGGTGTACTTCGAGGAGAAGGACCGGCTGAGCAaggagcgcgcggcggagcgggTCGACATGTGCGTCCAGAAATGCGTGGAAGGGTGCGCCGATTCGGCCTGCGCCCACCGCAAGGGCAAGATGTGA
- the LOC100840249 gene encoding chaperone protein dnaJ 20, chloroplastic — protein sequence MSSVCARPVGFAGGVKCQRRARVRVSAVAAAAAAAERAAPTTMYEVLAVGEGAGPEEIKAAYRRAARRWHPDACPGGAVRFMRAREAYEVLSDPERRRGYDIQLRCGGSSAMRRAGFADWEAQLSGLQWRAADQRGETWGSRVRAASASGAQTSCCR from the coding sequence atgagCTCGGTGTGCGCGAGGCCCGTGGGGTTCGCGGGAGGGGTGAAGTGccagcggcgggcgcgggtgagggtctcggccgtggcggcggcggcggcggcggcggagagggcggcgccgacgacgatgtaCGAGGTGCTGGCGGTGGGGGAGGGCGCGGGGCCGGAGGAGATCAAGGCGGCGTAcaggcgcgcggcgcggcggtggcacccggacgcgtgcccggGGGGCGCCGTGCGGTTCATGAGGGCGCGCGAGGCCTACGAGGTGCTCTCCGACCCGGAGCGCAGGCGGGGCTACGACATCCAGCTCCGCTGCGGCGGCTCGAGCGCGATGCGGCGCGCGGGGTTCGCCGACTGGGAGGCGCAGCTCTCCGGCCTgcagtggcgggcggcggatCAGCGAGGGGAGACGTGGGGGAGCAGGGTGCGCGCCGCGTCCGCGTCCGGAGCGCAGACGTCGTGCTGCCGCTAG
- the LOC100841160 gene encoding ELMO domain-containing protein A, whose translation MSTNSLRWRLHHADVDGRKNEHVDISHVDSLDEPLLGNSSYDNGGSEAYDPRRQDLWDEYRKKEQLHWSFLFSSLIAQWAQWFANIIVSSGSILGRLFPFTSDNQTCDPVYLSPLQEERLDNLRRRLQIPFDGSRIEHQNALRQLWKLAYPSREIPPLKSELWKEMGWQGTDPSTDFRGGGFISLENLIFFARTYPGSFQMLLNKVQGQRADWEYPFAVAGINISFMLIQMLDLQSKVPSSKSGIRFLELLGRDENAFDHLYCIAFRMLDAQWLVKRASYMEFNEVMKSTRTQLERELVLEDVLAVKDLPSYTMLDK comes from the exons ATGTCAACAAACAGTCTGAGGTGGCGGCTCCATCATGCAGATGTCGATGGAAGGAAGAATGAACATGTTGACATATCCCATGTAGATTCCCTCGATGAACCTCTATTAGGGAATTCTAGCTATGACAACGGTGGATCAGAG GCATATGACCCCAGAAGGCAAGATTTGTGGGATGAATATAGAAAGAAGGAACAACTACACTGGTCATTTCTTTTCTCAAGTTTGATTGCGCAATGGGCACAGTGGTTTG CCAATATTATTGTAAGCTCGGGGTCAATTTTGGGCAGACTGTTTCCCTTTACGTCAGATAACCAAACATGTGATCCAGTATATCTTAGTCCTTTGCAG GAAGAAAGATTGGATAATTTAAGACGCAGGTTGCAAATTCCTTTTGATGGCTCCCGTATTGAGCACCAA AACGCCTTGAGACAACTTTGGAAGTTAGCTTACCCAAGTCGTGAGATCCCTCCGCTAAAATCAGAACTATGGAAGGAGATGGGTTGGCAAGGCACTGATCCATCAACTGATTTCAG GGGTGGTGGATTCATATCGTTGGAGAACCTCATCTTTTTCGCTAGGACCTACCCT GGTTCCTTTCAGATGCTTCTGAATAAAGTACAAGGGCAGAGAGCAGACTGGGAGTACCCTTTTGCAGTTGCTGGTATCAACATTTCATTCATGCTGATACAGATGTTGGATCTACAATCAA AAGTTCCATCTTCAAAATCAGGAATTCGTTTCCTGGAACTACTAGGACGAGATGAGAATGCATTTGATCACCTGTACTGCATAGCCTTCCGGATGCTTGATGCTCAGTGGCTTGTAAAACGTGCATCTTATATGGAGTTCAAT GAGGTGATGAAATCCACGAGAACTCAGTTGGAGCGTGAGCTAGTTTTAGAGGATGTACTGGCGGTGAAGGACCTGCCATCTTACACAATGCTGGACAAGTAA
- the LOC100844533 gene encoding ELMO domain-containing protein A-like: MSTSNLRRRLHHADVDGRKNEHVDISHVDSLDEPLLGNSSYDNGGSEVYDPRRQDLWDEDRKKEQLHWSFLFSSLIAQWAQWLANIIVSSGSILGRLFPFASDNQTSDPVYLSPLQEERLDNLRRRLKIPFDGSRIEHQDALRQLWKLAYPSREIPPLKSELWKEMGWQGTDPSTDFRGGGFISLENLIFFARTYPGSFQMLLNKVQGQRADWEYPFAVAGINISFMLIQMLDLQSNVPSSKSGIRFLELLGRDENAFDHLYCIAFRMLDAQWLVKRASYMEFNEVMKSTRTQLERELVLEDVLAVKDLPSYTMLDK, translated from the exons ATGTCAACAAGCAATCTGAGGCGGCGGCTCCATCATGCAGATGTCGATGGAAGGAAGAATGAACATGTTGACATATCCCATGTAGATTCCCTCGATGAACCTCTATTAGGGAATTCTAGCTATGACAACGGTGGATCAGAG GTATATGACCCCAGAAGGCAAGATTTGTGGGATGAAGATAGAAAGAAGGAACAACTACACTGGTCATTCCTTTTCTCAAGTTTGATTGCGCAATGGGCACAGTGGTTAG CCAATATTATTGTAAGCTCGGGGTCAATTTTGGGCAGACTGTTCCCCTTTGCGTCAGATAACCAAACCAGTGATCCAGTATATCTTAGTCCTTTGCAG GAAGAAAGATTGGATAATTTAAGACGCAGGTTGAAAATCCCTTTTGACGGCTCCCGTATTGAGCACCAA GACGCTTTGAGACAACTTTGGAAGTTAGCTTACCCAAGTCGTGAGATCCCTCCGCTAAAATCAGAACTATGGAAGGAGATGGGTTGGCAAGGCACTGATCCATCAACTGATTTCAG GGGTGGTGGATTCATATCGCTGGAGAACCTCATCTTTTTCGCTAGGACCTACCCT GGTTCCTTTCAGATGCTTCTCAATAAAGTACAAGGGCAGAGAGCAGATTGGGAGTACCCTTTTGCAGTTGCTGGTATCAACATTTCATTCATGCTGATACAGATGTTGGATCTACAATCAA ACGTTCCATCTTCAAAGTCAGGAATTCGTTTCCTGGAACTACTAGGACGAGATGAGAATGCATTTGATCACCTGTACTGCATAGCCTTCCGGATGCTTGATGCTCAGTGGCTTGTAAAACGTGCATCTTATATGGAGTTCAAT GAGGTGATGAAATCCACGAGAACTCAGTTGGAGCGTGAGCTAGTTTTAGAGGATGTACTGGCGGTGAAGGACCTGCCATCTTACACAATGCTGGACAAGTAA